The Papaver somniferum cultivar HN1 chromosome 3, ASM357369v1, whole genome shotgun sequence genome includes a region encoding these proteins:
- the LOC113355172 gene encoding uncharacterized protein LOC113355172 — MDFDFRRSPRSVIAILCLFLYLITPSNGEEYGIGEDEDYGPGEEVTGVRDDKPSAYEILEDFDFPIGLLPKGVTGYTLDKQTGKFSASMKKTCSFSLEGSYQLRYQSTIRGVISKDKLTNLEGVSVKILLFWVNIIEVVRKGDELEFSVGIASANFALDNFEIQPQCGCGLDCGDSVSNDGDQKAEIKQVRMSLRNPSFVDSS, encoded by the coding sequence ATGGATTTCGATTTTAGAAGAAGCCCCAGATCTGTAATTGCAATTCTATGTCTATTTCTCTATTTAATTACACCGTCTAATGGAGAAGAATATGGTATTGGTGAAGACGAAGATTATGGACCTGGTGAAGAAGTAACTGGTGTTCGTGATGATAAACCTTCAGCCTATGAGATTCTTGAAGATTTCGATTTCCCAATTGGATTACTCCCAAAAGGGGTAACTGGGTACACATTAGATAAACAAACTGGTAAGTTCTCTGCATCAATGAAGAAAACATGTAGTTTTTCACTTGAAGGTTCTTATCAATTGAGATATCAATCGACTATACGGGGTgttatatcaaaggataaacttACAAATCTTGAAGGTGTAAGTGTGAAGATATTGTTGTTTTGGGTTAATATCATTGAAGTTGTTAGGAAAGGTGATGAACTTGAGTTCTCAGTTGGGATTGCTTCTGCTAATTTTGCTTTGGATAATTTTGAAATACAACCTCAGTGTGGATGTGGATTGGATTGTGGTGATTCTGTTTCTAATGATGGTGATCAGAAAGCAGAGATTAAACAAGTAAGGATGAGTTTgagaaatccttcttttgttgATTCTTCttag
- the LOC113358932 gene encoding uncharacterized protein LOC113358932: MRNQVPPSSDEEYDNHSDILSPSHSSFHNWWRSAKEFDENGCLKLDYNNIPITDLTPRLKVIREMERLALISPEGLDDLRHKLLSYRSGDFWLPIGGIKKEEMDISPVIIILLVGFSGAGKSSIINLMYSVLGRSGLIPFTHTSAGVSPEYQSMFMEEHNVLRSMRSGFCVYDSIGLDYSQLGESLEDVNDWMVAGVQHHQLYRRPRVEESLTSESTMPSTSRFARRQVNCAVVVYNAVYILNDASILSYITDQRLNKLSFTFPWM, encoded by the exons ATGAGAAACCAAGTTCCACCTTCAAGTGATGAAGAATATGATAACCACAGTGACATTTTATCACCAagtcattcatcttttcataactGGTGGAGATCAGCAAAAGAATTCGATGAAAATGGTTGTCTAAAACTTGATTACAACAACATTCCTATTACAGATCTTACACCAAGATTGAAAGTTATTAGAGAAATGGAAAGACTTGCTTTAATTTCTCCTGAAGGTCTTGATGATCTTAGACATAAACTACTGAGTTACAGGTCTGGTGATTTTTGGTTACCAATTGGTGGCATTAAGAAAGAAGAGATGGATATATCTCCAGTTATTATAATTCTCTTAGTTGGATTCTCTGGTGCTGGAAAAAGCTCTATTATCAATCTTATGTATAGTGTTCTTGGTAGATCTGGTCTCATTCCTTTCACTCATACTTCAG CAGGGGTGTCACCGGAGTATCAATCCATGTTCATGGAAGAACACAATGTATTAAGATCTATGAGAAGTGGATTTTGTGTTTACGACTCGATAGGCTTAGATTACAGTCAATTAGGTGAGAGTCTGGAAGACGTAAATGATTGGATGGTAGCCGGAGTTCAGCATCACCAACTCTATCGTAGACCAAGAGTAGAAGAAAGTTTGACGTCGGAGTCTACAATGCCGTCTACATCTAGATTTGCAAGGAGACAAGTTAACTGCGCTGTGGTAGTCTACAATGCCGTCTACATCTTGAACGATGCTTCCATTTTATCATATATAACGGATCAAAGACTTAATAAACTTTCCTTTAccttcccgtggatgtag